The Kryptolebias marmoratus isolate JLee-2015 linkage group LG7, ASM164957v2, whole genome shotgun sequence region TGTTGACTCAACTtactcttgaaaaaaaaaagacttggaaTCTTCTGAGGTGGGGTTCTGAACaatcattatcttacctgttgcagatagctctttgtaTGGCCTCGGTTTGGAAAAAGTcagatgagctaacagctagtttgagCCGGACCAGAACCAAACTGGGTCGCATTCATTTATGtgaatgcagttttaaagatcTTTACATTGTCATGAATTCTGTGTGACTTATTGTAGtcattctggcagaaatatcagGATATTCCTGCTTGAAGGAtatgctacagccagctgctgctgcttctattAGTGCTTGCAAAACCCCAGAGAATTTGATGTAATTCAACTACATAATCCTCCTTTTTTATGGTCACTACAGATGACCTCTTGTGCTTTAAAGGTCTGCTggtttttgaagtgatgttccaTCAAATAGTTCTCAACAGTTAGAACCTTATCACCCAAAACATCAGTCACAGGGCTCGGAGCGtggagaaaagggaagaaacaaatgagacacaaatgtatgtgtgtacagttaaattcaagatggccagcaTCAGTGAGAACTTTGACATCAGTTTCCATTACCATTTACAGTATCATCAGTGACAGCATGGTGAAGAAATCagtgtactttttattttcattcccACGTTTTTCTTGAGGGACATAACTTGTGCGTTTCGCATTAGTACATTATGAAACTtcatgtattaaaaaaacaagtttaaattggAGCTAATAGTTGATTTCTGATACTATTCATTCTGGAGGGAAAAGGTCAGATCATCCAGGTCATAACAAATGGGTGTATTGTTGTCAGAGTTGCTCTTCCCAGTTTGTGTTAAAGCTGGTAGGAGCGCCGAAATAGGAAGTTTTGGAACAGGAATAAAGAATGTCTTTGTTGCTGTACTGTCGGGCAGATCACCAGAAAAAAAGGCCTTTATTTCTGGAACATGCACAAAATCTAATTAGGACCTTCTGAAATAAGATCCTCATTTCTTGCTGAGAAACAGACTGAGGAAGTCTGTTGGCTCGACTTCACTGCCCTTCATCTCTGCGTCAGGGCAGAACTCTGGTGGGTTGAGTTGACTGGGGTCTGTAATCCCCTTGATGTTGTTAACGAAGCTaaggaacagaaaaacagtaaacatatGAAACGTGCAGGCACGCAAATAGGCTTTTGACTTGTTTTCGTGGTGCTGAAACTGACCTGGTAACCACCCACCCAAACTGCTCAGTGTGGGAGACAGAGGTGACGGGAACGCAGCCAAACTCGGTCACCGTGGACACGTACTTTCCTGGACGGACAGGGAAAGAGATGGGTTCGTGAATCGAGGTGGACCAAACGAACGGCCAGCCGTGAAACGCTCTCGCACCTGATTTGTCAGGCAGGTCTCCCGCCCAGGAGTTGACCAGGAGACCCTCTCCGGGTCCGGATGAGCTGCCCAGGACAAACTGACCCAAAAGAGTTGCATCTTTGGGAATAGCCATGGGCTGGAAGTCCGCCTTTAGAGGCTTCTTCAAACATGTGCGGTTGTGCTCGTGAATTTCATACATGGCAGCCTGATGGATGAGACACCTGGTTATTTAGACTGATTAGATTTTGGCCACGCTAAACATTCTGAGtacattttttgttcttgttgaaCCATCTGTATGCTGTTACATGAGTTTTATTCGAGtactaaaatccaaacaattcAGCAACAACTCAGCCTAAATGAGAGGCAGTAAATACACCAATATATgtataatataatatacaatTAAAGGTTTAAATCTGCAGAGACAATaaggtggaaaaacaaactcaaactagGTTTCTTGTGCACACGAGAAAGTATCCGATGAGCACAAGTAACACAGTACTATCTGGTGCACACCAGCTGTTTTCTCATGCGTACAAAAACTATTTAGTATACACCAGATTATCTTCTCAGTAGCCTAGTGATCCAAATGGCCTTAAACTCAAACTACTATAGAGAATGGCttcagaagaaaatatatccTCCTTCCTGAAACCATGAGGTATTCCTGATAATGTCACCCAGAAACTCAATAAGGATAAGGTAAATAAATTAACCGTTGACTAAACATTCCAAATGTGATCTGAGATCAAAATATAGCTCAAATAAATCTCTTCTTTCACGtttccaaactgaaaacacaggtTAGAGTTCATAGATCACAATCAAGTGACTTAACAAACATAAACTATTCCAGGAGTAGGGTGTGGCCATTTTCAAGAACCAATGAAAATTTTATGAGTGCCATAGTTCAAATGTCTCAGTTAGTTTGAaaattatttcttgttttgtgcttATTTGTTCAGGTTTTTGGTGCATCTTAAgaataaactttgcagcctttcacttcctctggatggcattaatttggcctccagttctaatgtaaggAACCTTGGTGTTAATTTAGATCAGaatatgtcttttaacccccagattaaaaatgttaccaggaccacTTCCTTCCACCTTTATAACATCACTAAATTTAGAAACATATtatctcaaaatgatgcagaaaaactggtccatgcattcatcacatctaggctggactaatgtaattctttattatccgGGTGTTTAAAATACTCTCTGAGAAGTATTCAGTTGATTTGGAGGAGAGATCTTATTTATCCAGATTTAGCTTTCCAtcggctccctgtcaaatttagaacagaatttaaaatcttacttctaacatctcaaactctcaacaaccaagctccactattgttccatattttcctaacagagcacttcactcttagactgcaggtttccttgtggttcctagagtttctaaaagtagaacaggaggcagagctttcagctatcagaCTCTCTTGTaaaaccaacttccagtttcagaccatgaggctgacaccctgtttCCTTTCAAGACTAGGCTTTCAAGACTTTctgttttgataaatcctatagttagggttggcctGAGTTTCCTGAGCtttcccttagttctgctgctataggctcagactgctggaggacaaatggaccacatgtcctcactctgctgctgtctttacctgCTCTactgtccatgtttgtgtttgtaataatTCCTATTGTCAACatgtgattttctttgtctgtctttctATAGAAAcgccacctggaccagtcatgctgtgtgtgtttatgtccccttcctgtcctctctaacccgAGCCAACTGAAATAGATGACCTTTCATCCTGAGCctgattctggttctgctggaggtttcttgttaaaaggaagttgtttctttccactgttgccagtgcactgctcaggatgggagactgtgatgaAGTAAAGATTCAAAGCAAACTGCTGGCTTTCTTAGCGAGAGAATTTTTAggaattggctttttataatacATGTGAATGGTTTTGTACAGCACCCTGAGATaacttttagcacaatatctcgtaaaccactggatggatttcaatctTTAAGCTCAGttctagatggctgccacagctaatcaacctcagccaacacaaaaaccccaGGAAATTCTACAGACACCGAGCTAACAtttgtagtagctgacagtcattcacaacacacactctgagtgctaacagatcccaCGAGATATGGCAGTATCACACAAGATCAAGCATAATCCTAATTTGAAGAATGAACCAAAATGGTAACAATTTCTCACCACAAAGcaatcttggtctaaaactctggcattaaaacGGCACTGGAAAcgccacctggaccagtcatgctgtgtgtgtttatgtccccttcctgtcctctctaacccgAGCCAACTGAAATAGATGACCTTTCATCCTGAGCAtgattctggttctgctggaggtttcttcctgttaaaatagAATTGTTCCTTTCCACAGTCACCATTGTGCTGCTCAGGATAAAGGATTGTGATGAAAGGAAGACTGAagacaatctgctggcttccttagatttttaactttttaatgatTGGCATTTCAGAATGTACTGCATGTGaatattttgtattattataaaaatgaagTGACTGTAATTGGGTTTCAGTCTGACTTAAATGAACCTTTTATGTTGCAAAGTGCTCTGGGACAACTTTAGTTGTGTACTGCTGCTATCTActgtaaataaaccaaaatcaaTTACCGTAAAAGTATCTCTATTTTTActaactttaatatttatgtaccgtttttatttcattgttttgaaCCAATGTCTAAtttgtatctgtgaaaaattTTATGAACAAACTTGACTAACTTACTAAAAAACAgcttaagttaaaaaaacaactttgcagaaatatttcttatgaacactttaaaaaatacaagaaagttTGTCtacttggaagcaaaatataaagaagtgAGGGATGACCTAAGCCTTATgatacacaaacaaaaggatATTTAGTCAAACCCAGACATAAACATGGTTAGTCATTTACTAATGAGGGTGTTTTTTACATGCCAATAAGAGTAAATAATTAACTCTTAGCCCATTTTATCAGTTACACAAGCACGCTTCTTGGTTGGTTTTCATAGGGGTCTCCTTATGTTGAGGTGTAGCTCACAATTTGGTCCAATCAACTAAAATaagaatgtttgttttcctaTCACTTACTGACGTTACGTTTTAAGAAAAGCGTATATTTCCTAAAATAAACTGGTGAATCATGCTTCTGCATCACTAATAAACGTTCCCTTTACCTTTCACCTCTGACTGACGGTGTTTACACTCTGAAGTAAATAATTGACATGATCACGCCTTTGCTTTGGTCACCTCTCTGAAGAGCAGCAGTGCATCGTAGGTGAATGATTTGTTCTCGTAGGTGCCCAGCTCCATGATGCGCACTCTCTGACCCAGAGCATCGTACAGGTATTTGGCAACGGTCCACAACTTTTCATTCTGTGTGGACTGGAGAGGCATAATATGAGTTAGTTTCCATCTTCCTCCGCTACGTTCTGTGCATTTGGTTAGTTGTGTAGCtcagatttgatttctttttctttgctttgcttttctttttgtacacaAAACTCACCACAGAGAGGAGCCCGGACAGAAGAGCAGGACTTTCTGTGTGCAAGAAGAACTCAGCATTATTTACCAAAAGTACACACTCgtttctaacaaaaaaaaaatcacattatttcGCTCTAATAAGTATTTAATGCAGCAAAGATAAGCACTGATAGCTTTGATCATTTTAGAtagtaaaacattaaagaaatatAACTTCCTTTTCTCGTATTAAAAGGAACCTCAATGCATTCGTGACCTATAGTGGAGAGCTGAATATCtcctgaaatttgctgaagaaactgataaaaaacaaagcagaacggTGGCTAAAAGCgaaaagtatcaaaacactaaataaaagttaaaaacaccaaaGTGGCTAACCAAAAGCTATAAGTAtcaaaaggccaactaaaagttAAGAGTGGTGATCTGGTCAtcatccagatcaccaccaaaatctaaaCACTTGTTGTCTGTGATAGttccaacattttcttttaattagaaaatttaatcaaaatctgttcattagtttggGGCAGGCTGTGACTCAGTGGTTaaagcagtcatcctccaaggagatagttggaggttcaattccaccagtatgccacgtGGTGAAGTGTCCCTTTTATCTGTGCCCAATTGGTATACAATAGCATTGACTAGAATCTATAGAATGATTGATTCAGGtcagctttgtagagattcagagCTCTGTGGATGCCTAAATGAAGActcagattgtgttgtaaagtgctttgagcagcctggttggctagaaaggtgctatataactACAGTCTATTTACAAttagggaaaatatttgtaaggTTAAATATATGGAAACAtataaaccaggggtgggcaaccctggtcctccagtgccaccatcctgcatgttttccttgtttctctgctccaactcacctgatttaaatcaacgggtgattaacaggcttctgcagaacatgaagaggtgatttaacctctgaatcaggtgtgttggagcagagaaacaaggaaaacatgcaggatagtggccctcaaggaccagagTTGCCTACATCTTGTATAAAAggtacaaaacccaaaagtcatagcTCCCATCTCCTGAAGGAGCCGAACAGTTTGATATACAaatagctaaaatagcacaaagaatGCAGAGGCAGTTACAACAGAACAGagatttgtgtcttttgtttgcttttggaCATACAGGGTTTCCTCTCAAATCTCCTCATAAAGCACAGCGTGCACGCTAAATGTGAACCAGgctctgattgtttttctttaaaatgggAAGTGAAATATAGTTTGAACTTGTCACAtctaccccccccccctgcaagtgactcagcagattcgGAGCTCACCACACTGGAGGcttactcttttcttttctttgttagctgagctcagcaaaaacaaaagttgccataactgtcagttttacagacactgagcttcAAATTggcgtggtagtcgctgagagtcaccctcggcgcgtactctgagtgctaacaggaTGCTAGGTtcaagtctgtctgttagctgaCTATCTAATGAGACTcgggacagatttgaatgaaactcattTTGTGTACATCCGAAGCTGATTAACATATGTTGATATTgctcatgtcacctgtctcatgaagagtgctgtcagggacacagacacaggtgtgtggttaccatggtgactctaAGGAGCCACTGGCGggagctttaacattttttttttttaatctcggttctctttacacttcttatacagtaaAATATCAGCAGTTTGTCAGCTCCGAATAACTCCTGCTACTCTTTCCTGGTTTTCCTCATTCTCTTGAGCTCCCACTTACCGCACGGATGAGGCTTCTCTGCCAGGCAGCCTGCCAGCAAACACGTCAACAGCGCGGCGACCCTCATGTTTCAGGATTCCACGCTTCCCGTTCACAGGCGGGACACTGTGGCGCTCAGGGCGAGCCTCTCGCCCTTATAAACACTGACGGGAACTCACGCCTGCTTCAAGgttttagttaaaaattaaaCCCTGTGGgcaattacattttgtttttaaatctcactGAAGTGATAAAGGCCCTGCTTCACCCAGggttagtttttttgtttgtagagCAGACCAATGCACAGCAgggtttttcattaaaacatttacatcttCAGGTTATTATAGAAGCTTTGACCTGGAATAAATGCCACTTGAAACTGCACCGAGTGGACAGACAAGTTTATACGACAGCACAGCATTGGGTCAGGGGTGAACTATGTTGTTTGTGCTCCCATAGGAGGGAGGAGGATGAACTCTGAACTGGAAATGAGCTGACATTCTGCTCACAGCTCCATGGATGACATCAGAATCAGGTGACAAAGAAGGCGTGGGACTGCAGTCATGGGACTCTCGTTACATTCCTTATCAGGTTCATCTAAAATTACTCTTCacacattaaagggatagtttagtcAACTTTAAAGGGATGTTccgtctaatagttatcaatagctAGTTCCTtgtcagccgtgacatcagtcatagagcacgaaaggtggaggaagaggcaaaagtcttcatccaggctaggctaatggcttgCCAAACAAATgttaggttatttatttattttttaaaatctctccaTGGCTTCTAAAGcaacttttttgtcaaaaatgtaatatttgtttgaaagaatgctacattagctgtTGTTAAACTTTCACatgacaccgtttgtttagtttgttgctgttttctccacCGAACAACGTCTATGTTACTTAGCGAATGTACGCGTGTGGTAGGGGAACCAGACGTCGCCGTTTTGGACGGCCTGTCCCCGGCTAAAGCTGTCCCTGTCCCGATTTTTGGCCTTCTGTGAATGAGAATGAGAGAAAGTGTTGCGTGTAGACTGTTATTACGGTAGGCGGGTGGAAAGCAGGAGTGGGCATGTTGTGTGCAACAACAGCTATCAAGGTAGCTGGTCAagctgcctttaaaaaaaaagaaaagaagagcagaGCGCTAGCTTGTCACCACCTGCAGG contains the following coding sequences:
- the LOC108239375 gene encoding ependymin isoform X1, producing MRVAALLTCLLAGCLAEKPHPCESPALLSGLLSVSTQNEKLWTVAKYLYDALGQRVRIMELGTYENKSFTYDALLLFREAAMYEIHEHNRTCLKKPLKADFQPMAIPKDATLLGQFVLGSSSGPGEGLLVNSWAGDLPDKSGARAFHGWPFVWSTSIHEPISFPVRPGKYVSTVTEFGCVPVTSVSHTEQFGWVVTSFVNNIKGITDPSQLNPPEFCPDAEMKGSEVEPTDFLSLFLSKK
- the LOC108239375 gene encoding ependymin isoform X2 — its product is MRVAALLTCLLAGCLAEKPHPCESPALLSGLLSVSTQNEKLWTVAKYLYDALGQRVRIMELGTYENKSFTYDALLLFREAAMYEIHEHNRTCLKKPLKADFQPMAIPKDATLLGQFVLGSSSGPGEGLLVNSWAGDLPDKSGKYVSTVTEFGCVPVTSVSHTEQFGWVVTSFVNNIKGITDPSQLNPPEFCPDAEMKGSEVEPTDFLSLFLSKK